The genomic interval AGAGAAACTGCTTGGATAATCCAAGCTCTAATCCTGCAACGATACCCGCAAAAGTTATGCTTAGCCATCCAGCAAGAAAAGTAGCGAGTCTTTTGTTCGGGAGATATTTATAGATTAGCCAGCCAGTCCAGACAGCCACAATCCCCATATTGAGTATGTTTGCACCTAGGGTTGTAATCCCCCCGTCGTGGAACACAAGTGCCTGGACCAGCAGTACAAGGGTTAGGACGATATTTCCTCCCCAGGGGCCCACAAGTATTGCTGCCAGCGCGCCCCCAACGAGGTGTAAAGAGGTGCCTCCCGGAATAGGCCAATTCAGCATTTGTGCAACAAATATCGCGGCCGCCAAGACGGGAATTAAGGTCTTCTTCTCGTCGCTTAGATCTTTGATTTTCCTAAAGGAAAGAATTACAACAATTACTGCGACTAGGTAC from Thermofilum adornatum carries:
- a CDS encoding energy-coupling factor ABC transporter permease, coding for MHIPDGYLDPYICIATYLVAVIVVILSFRKIKDLSDEKKTLIPVLAAAIFVAQMLNWPIPGGTSLHLVGGALAAILVGPWGGNIVLTLVLLVQALVFHDGGITTLGANILNMGIVAVWTGWLIYKYLPNKRLATFLAGWLSITFAGIVAGLELGLSKQFLYGLSITIPVMGGWHAVLGIIEGIITMGVYMYLANKYPGLVSG